The following coding sequences are from one Bradyrhizobium sp. 200 window:
- a CDS encoding SDR family oxidoreductase, producing the protein MRCPFQTDRGPIPQGEQKTVLLTGASRGIGHATGKLFSQAGWRVISCARQAFDGGLCPWNSGADDHIQVDLSNHRMLPGAIAEIKERLAGAPLHALINNAGISPKTSSGTRLTSLSTSVDTWMSVFHLNLVAPILLAQGLFRELKTASGSVVNVTSIAGSRVHPFAGSAYATSKAALACLTREMAYDYAPHGIRVNAIAPGEIKTDILSPDTEARLVPNIPLRRVGTPEEVARVVFFLCSDAASYVTGTEVPINGGQHL; encoded by the coding sequence GTGCGCTGTCCATTTCAGACCGATAGGGGCCCCATCCCGCAGGGAGAGCAGAAGACTGTGCTGTTGACCGGGGCATCGCGTGGCATCGGCCACGCCACCGGAAAGCTATTTTCGCAAGCGGGTTGGCGCGTCATTTCTTGCGCGCGCCAGGCCTTCGATGGCGGGCTATGCCCTTGGAACTCAGGTGCAGACGATCATATCCAGGTCGATCTCAGCAACCATCGGATGTTGCCTGGTGCCATCGCCGAGATCAAGGAGCGCCTTGCGGGCGCGCCGTTGCACGCATTGATCAACAATGCCGGCATTTCACCGAAGACCTCGAGCGGCACGCGACTGACGTCGTTGTCGACGTCAGTCGACACCTGGATGAGCGTGTTCCACCTCAATCTCGTGGCGCCGATTCTGCTCGCGCAAGGCCTTTTTCGCGAGCTGAAAACTGCGTCGGGATCAGTTGTCAACGTGACCTCAATTGCGGGTTCGCGGGTGCACCCGTTTGCCGGCAGTGCTTATGCGACGTCGAAAGCTGCGCTCGCCTGCCTAACGCGCGAAATGGCGTACGACTATGCGCCGCATGGCATTCGCGTCAATGCGATTGCGCCCGGCGAAATCAAGACGGACATTCTGTCACCTGACACGGAAGCCCGGCTTGTGCCAAACATCCCGCTGCGCCGCGTGGGCACGCCAGAAGAGGTCGCGCGGGTCGTCTTTTTCCTATGCTCGGATGCGGCGAGTTATGTCACGGGCACCGAGGTTCCGATCAACGGTGGCCAACACCTGTGA
- a CDS encoding carbamoyltransferase, with translation MLCLGLSGGLDKVYENPLELGNTFLHDGAAVLVRNGRVIAAVEEERLNRIKHSNKFPSSSIQYCLSAAGVQLSDIDRIAFYATEAYSNAMLERLVISNPDVSIPLDAKLLLRKMLEQEFGTEVDASRVSFVSHHMAHAVSAFAMSGFDQSLIFAIDGGGDFLSGLLARGSGTEVTQVETFPESNSLGLFYLETIRYLGYGLFDEYKVMGLAPYGDPAPHRELFKQFYELSDNGRYRVHLDRIGPTLLRNIEVRRKGMPFTQQHRDVSASLQEALERIVFHILRHHRGATGMKRLCLAGGVAHNCTLNGKLLYSGLFEDIFVQPASHDAGCALGAALMISNEFGRPAPRERLQEVYWGPDLGSDRAVEQELNAWAGHLDVERSDNVARSAADWMANGAVIGWVQGRSEFGPRALGNRSILADPRPAANKDRINAMVKKREGYRPFAPSVLEEDAREFFDLPDGTHELPFMNFVVRVHRAKRDLLSAITHVDGTARLQTVLRKANPAYWELISEFKKRTGIPVLLNTSFNNNAEPIVDSVADAIATFLTTELDGLVVGPFLVKKRATTLKDWSSLAVSLPAYASLHRVRAYTARDRQETLCGIRVSSSSRGAVRISHDLFDLLMGIEGEALLGDLLEKTTFDQARREVLVKELRELWELRLVRVHPPYAARVHRDRDQMPDEA, from the coding sequence ATGCTGTGTCTGGGACTGAGCGGCGGGTTGGATAAAGTATATGAAAACCCACTCGAGCTTGGGAATACATTTCTGCACGATGGCGCAGCAGTGCTCGTCCGGAACGGACGCGTGATTGCGGCGGTCGAAGAAGAGCGCCTCAATCGGATCAAGCACTCTAACAAATTCCCGAGTAGTTCGATTCAATACTGCCTTTCGGCTGCGGGAGTTCAGCTCAGTGATATCGATCGTATCGCGTTCTACGCTACCGAGGCCTATTCGAATGCCATGCTCGAACGTCTGGTCATTTCCAACCCAGACGTCTCCATTCCATTGGATGCCAAACTGTTGCTGCGGAAAATGCTGGAGCAGGAGTTCGGCACTGAGGTCGATGCTTCGCGTGTCTCATTCGTAAGCCACCATATGGCGCATGCCGTCAGCGCGTTTGCGATGTCGGGATTCGACCAAAGCTTGATTTTCGCGATTGATGGCGGTGGTGATTTCCTCTCTGGGCTCTTGGCACGAGGTTCTGGAACCGAAGTTACGCAAGTCGAAACGTTCCCGGAGAGCAATTCTCTGGGGCTATTTTATCTCGAGACGATCCGGTATCTCGGCTATGGATTATTTGACGAATACAAGGTCATGGGGCTTGCACCTTACGGGGATCCCGCGCCCCACCGCGAGCTTTTCAAGCAGTTCTACGAACTCTCCGACAATGGACGTTACCGGGTCCACCTGGACCGCATCGGTCCGACGTTGCTCCGCAACATCGAGGTTCGACGAAAGGGAATGCCCTTCACGCAGCAGCATCGAGACGTAAGTGCTTCATTGCAGGAAGCGCTGGAGCGGATCGTGTTTCATATCCTCAGGCATCACCGCGGGGCCACCGGTATGAAGCGGTTATGCCTAGCTGGAGGGGTAGCCCACAACTGCACCTTGAATGGTAAGCTGCTGTATTCCGGGCTCTTCGAAGACATCTTTGTGCAACCCGCGTCTCACGACGCTGGCTGCGCGTTAGGCGCTGCACTAATGATTTCTAACGAGTTCGGCCGACCGGCGCCGCGCGAGCGACTGCAGGAAGTCTATTGGGGTCCTGATCTCGGGAGCGACCGCGCCGTGGAGCAGGAGCTAAATGCATGGGCCGGCCACCTCGACGTTGAACGTAGTGATAACGTGGCACGGAGTGCAGCCGACTGGATGGCTAATGGAGCGGTGATCGGCTGGGTGCAGGGTCGTTCGGAGTTCGGGCCACGTGCACTTGGCAACCGCAGCATTCTTGCCGATCCTCGGCCTGCCGCAAACAAGGACCGGATCAACGCGATGGTCAAAAAGCGCGAGGGCTATCGACCGTTCGCGCCATCAGTGCTTGAGGAGGATGCGCGCGAATTTTTCGACCTGCCTGATGGCACGCACGAATTGCCCTTTATGAACTTCGTCGTTCGCGTGCACCGCGCCAAGCGTGACTTGCTCAGCGCCATCACGCATGTTGACGGTACGGCGCGGCTGCAAACAGTGTTGCGCAAAGCGAATCCGGCCTACTGGGAGCTTATCAGTGAGTTTAAGAAGCGGACAGGAATTCCGGTTCTGCTCAATACGTCCTTTAACAACAATGCCGAGCCAATCGTGGATTCGGTTGCAGACGCCATTGCCACATTTCTGACCACAGAGCTAGATGGACTTGTGGTCGGGCCCTTCCTCGTCAAAAAACGGGCGACAACGTTAAAGGACTGGAGCTCACTCGCGGTTTCGTTGCCGGCTTATGCATCCCTTCATCGCGTCCGCGCTTACACAGCCCGAGATCGCCAGGAGACTTTGTGCGGCATCCGTGTGAGCTCGTCCAGCCGTGGCGCTGTGCGTATTTCCCATGATTTGTTCGATCTGCTGATGGGAATCGAGGGCGAAGCCCTGCTCGGGGATCTCCTCGAGAAAACTACGTTCGATCAGGCTAGGCGTGAGGTTCTCGTCAAGGAACTTCGGGAGTTGTGGGAGCTGCGCCTCGTTCGAGTACATCCACCATATGCCGCTCGGGTGCATCGAGACCGCGATCAAATGCCAGACGAAGCATAA
- the nodU gene encoding nodulation protein NodU, translated as MRICGIKLTHDGAIALVEDGRLVFCVEQEKRDNNPRYQSIDNLDAVVVALAEHGLDPQDVDQFVIDGWDGEAESQFQVLSGATPITLKGAPYVERHAEGLLTSRDGSSLMLDGRVFPYRSYPHVTGHVASAYCTSPFAKAGQPAFCLVWDGSILPRLYYVEPSGARFLECLFPIIGHAYAVAGRHFGPYKRASRTSWDLGVAGKLMAYIAVGSVDEDIVAVFRELYEERFAADTEHARRYRAEINSAESSLEAMHDFFDASALRLKAKLPEDVLASFHSFLERLLVREIAVALQRHSRPGPRNLCIAGGCGLNIKWNSALRATGLFDDVWVPPFPNDSGSAIGAACSAMAAEKGFVALQWSVYSGPALAPSSNASSEWDAAPCSMRELATILASNKPVVFLAGRAELGPRALGGRSILAAATSAGTKDHLNDIKLRELFRPVAPICLADRAPEIFSPGTPDPYMLFDHQIRAEWWDKIPAVLHLDGSARLQTIPRTSQHKVAELLVEYEKLTGIPLLCNTSANHHGRGFFPDAAAACQWGGVEHVWCDGLLWTKTVVSERSPAERLLSV; from the coding sequence ATGCGCATCTGCGGCATCAAGCTGACGCATGACGGGGCTATCGCTCTTGTGGAGGACGGGCGGCTGGTCTTTTGCGTCGAGCAGGAGAAACGTGACAATAATCCGCGGTATCAATCCATCGACAATCTTGATGCGGTTGTTGTCGCTTTGGCCGAGCATGGTCTGGATCCGCAGGATGTAGATCAGTTCGTCATCGACGGCTGGGACGGGGAGGCCGAGTCGCAATTCCAGGTCCTCAGTGGGGCGACACCTATCACTCTCAAAGGGGCGCCGTATGTTGAGCGCCATGCCGAAGGCCTTCTCACTTCGCGCGACGGTTCTAGCCTGATGCTTGACGGCAGGGTCTTCCCTTATAGAAGCTATCCCCACGTCACAGGCCATGTGGCCTCCGCATACTGCACGAGTCCTTTTGCCAAAGCCGGACAACCCGCCTTCTGCCTGGTATGGGATGGGTCCATCCTTCCACGTCTCTACTACGTAGAACCCAGCGGCGCGCGCTTCCTCGAATGCTTGTTTCCGATCATAGGCCATGCTTATGCTGTCGCCGGCCGTCACTTTGGACCTTATAAACGGGCGAGCCGTACCAGCTGGGACCTAGGAGTTGCCGGCAAGCTGATGGCCTACATCGCGGTCGGGTCTGTAGATGAAGACATCGTTGCAGTGTTTCGGGAGCTCTACGAGGAGCGCTTTGCGGCCGACACGGAGCATGCTCGACGCTACCGTGCCGAGATCAACAGCGCGGAGTCCTCACTTGAGGCTATGCACGACTTTTTCGACGCGAGCGCGCTCCGATTGAAGGCCAAGCTGCCCGAAGATGTACTTGCATCGTTTCATAGTTTCCTCGAGCGTCTCCTCGTCCGGGAAATTGCTGTTGCTTTGCAGCGACATTCACGTCCGGGACCGCGCAATTTATGCATAGCCGGTGGTTGCGGTCTCAATATCAAATGGAATAGTGCACTTCGTGCTACCGGACTGTTCGATGATGTCTGGGTGCCGCCCTTTCCGAACGACAGCGGCTCGGCAATCGGTGCCGCTTGCTCCGCAATGGCGGCGGAGAAAGGCTTCGTTGCGCTGCAATGGTCGGTTTACAGTGGCCCGGCTCTGGCACCCAGCAGCAACGCCTCGTCCGAATGGGACGCTGCGCCATGCAGTATGCGTGAACTCGCTACCATCCTCGCGAGCAACAAGCCCGTGGTGTTCCTGGCCGGCCGCGCCGAACTTGGACCACGGGCATTGGGTGGCAGAAGCATTCTCGCAGCCGCGACATCGGCGGGAACGAAGGACCATCTCAACGACATCAAGCTTCGTGAGCTCTTCCGGCCAGTGGCGCCGATATGCCTGGCGGACCGTGCGCCGGAAATTTTCAGCCCCGGAACGCCTGATCCTTACATGCTTTTCGATCACCAGATACGGGCAGAATGGTGGGACAAAATTCCTGCTGTTCTACACCTCGACGGATCTGCGCGATTGCAGACCATCCCAAGAACCTCTCAGCACAAAGTGGCCGAGCTTCTCGTCGAATATGAAAAACTCACCGGCATTCCGCTACTTTGCAATACGAGTGCCAACCACCATGGACGCGGGTTTTTTCCGGATGCCGCAGCGGCCTGCCAGTGGGGAGGCGTTGAACACGTCTGGTGCGACGGCCTGCTGTGGACCAAAACCGTTGTAAGTGAGCGATCGCCGGCCGAACGACTTCTTTCAGTCTAG
- the nodS gene encoding nodulation methyltransferase NodS, translated as MRLNENYQLLERELAADDPWRLDGNPFERERHTQMLRLSISQGVIRNGLEVGCAAGAFTEKLAPHCQRLTVIDVAPRAIGRASARTKRWSHIAWIVSDVQQFSTAERFDLIVVTEVLYYLRDVAEMRTAIDKQVSMLAPNGHLIFGSARDANCRRWGHAAGAETVIAMLNETLVEVERVQCQGVSDNEDCLIACFRRPFRSSIQSNRQL; from the coding sequence GTGCGCCTGAACGAGAACTATCAATTGTTAGAGCGGGAATTGGCCGCCGACGATCCGTGGCGGCTCGACGGTAATCCGTTCGAGCGGGAGCGTCACACGCAAATGCTCCGGTTGTCAATTTCCCAAGGGGTCATCAGAAATGGTCTCGAAGTCGGGTGTGCGGCCGGCGCATTCACGGAAAAGCTAGCACCTCACTGCCAACGGCTGACGGTGATCGATGTTGCGCCGCGAGCGATTGGCCGTGCGTCTGCACGGACGAAGAGGTGGTCGCACATTGCGTGGATAGTCTCCGACGTTCAACAGTTCTCGACCGCGGAGCGGTTCGATCTAATCGTCGTGACGGAAGTTCTGTATTACCTCCGTGACGTGGCCGAGATGCGCACGGCCATTGACAAGCAGGTGAGTATGCTCGCGCCGAATGGGCATCTGATTTTCGGATCAGCCCGAGATGCCAACTGCCGGCGCTGGGGTCACGCTGCTGGTGCCGAAACGGTCATCGCCATGTTGAACGAAACCTTGGTCGAGGTCGAGCGCGTGCAGTGCCAGGGTGTGTCGGATAATGAAGACTGCTTGATCGCCTGCTTTCGGCGTCCGTTTCGATCTTCAATTCAATCGAATCGCCAACTTTGA
- the nodC gene encoding chitooligosaccharide synthase NodC, protein MNLLATTSTVAVLSYALLSTVYKSVQTLYALPTDVSSLHNAIDNEALPSVDVIVPCFNEGPRTLSACLESIASQDYAGKLQVYVVDDGSGNLDDVAPVHETYTDDPRFKFVMLRENVGKRKAQIAAIRRSSGDLVLNVDSDTVLAPDVVTKLTRKMQNPAIGAAMGQLTASNRSDTWLTRLIDMEYWLACNEERAAQARFGAVMCCCGPCAMYRRSALLLLLDQYETQFFRGKPSDFGEDRHLTILMLKAGFRTEYVPDAIAATVVPDSLRPYLRQQLRWARSTFRDTLLGLRLLSGLDRYLTLDVVGQNLGPLLLALSLLTGLTQFALTATVPWWTCLLITLMTVVRCSVAALRARQLRFLGFSLHTLINLFLLLPVKAYALCTLSNSDWLSREAASVPKKGEQQVVIRNPIAGPNATGASGVSGSIRRTDLSRASSRLVTSDGVRSGK, encoded by the coding sequence ATGAACCTGCTTGCCACAACCAGCACTGTCGCTGTCTTGTCTTATGCGTTGCTCTCGACTGTCTATAAGAGCGTGCAGACGCTTTATGCTCTGCCGACAGACGTCTCATCGCTGCACAATGCTATCGACAACGAAGCTCTGCCGAGCGTGGATGTCATCGTCCCCTGCTTCAACGAGGGCCCGCGTACGCTCTCGGCGTGCCTAGAGTCCATCGCAAGTCAAGACTACGCAGGAAAACTGCAGGTCTATGTTGTTGATGACGGTTCTGGAAACCTCGACGATGTGGCGCCCGTCCACGAGACCTACACGGACGATCCGAGGTTTAAGTTTGTTATGCTGCGAGAGAATGTAGGAAAGCGCAAGGCGCAGATCGCCGCAATACGGCGCTCATCTGGAGACTTGGTGCTCAACGTCGACTCGGACACGGTACTCGCCCCCGATGTGGTTACGAAGCTTACCCGAAAGATGCAAAATCCGGCGATCGGCGCGGCCATGGGGCAGTTGACAGCCAGCAACCGGAGCGACACCTGGCTCACCCGATTGATTGATATGGAGTACTGGCTGGCTTGCAACGAAGAGCGCGCGGCACAGGCTCGCTTCGGTGCCGTTATGTGCTGCTGCGGCCCCTGTGCTATGTACCGCCGGTCCGCGCTTCTTTTACTGCTAGATCAGTACGAGACGCAATTTTTTCGGGGAAAGCCGAGCGACTTTGGTGAGGATCGTCATCTCACGATACTCATGCTGAAAGCAGGGTTTCGAACCGAGTACGTTCCGGACGCCATCGCCGCAACGGTGGTCCCGGATAGCCTAAGGCCGTATCTGCGCCAACAACTCCGGTGGGCACGGAGCACTTTCCGGGACACGCTACTTGGGCTGCGCCTGCTCTCCGGTCTGGATCGCTATCTCACACTAGATGTTGTCGGGCAGAATCTCGGGCCGCTATTGCTCGCTCTATCATTATTGACGGGGCTCACGCAGTTCGCACTCACAGCCACAGTGCCGTGGTGGACATGCCTACTGATCACATTAATGACCGTGGTCCGCTGCAGCGTGGCAGCGTTGCGTGCTCGGCAACTTCGATTTCTCGGCTTTTCTCTGCACACACTCATCAACCTCTTTCTCTTACTACCCGTGAAAGCCTACGCGTTGTGTACCTTGAGCAACAGCGATTGGCTGTCACGGGAGGCTGCCAGCGTACCGAAGAAGGGTGAACAGCAGGTCGTCATCCGAAACCCGATCGCTGGACCGAACGCTACAGGAGCTTCGGGAGTTTCTGGGTCAATTCGCAGGACGGATCTTTCGCGCGCCTCGTCGAGGTTGGTGACCTCTGACGGCGTTCGCAGTGGCAAGTGA
- the nodB gene encoding chitooligosaccharide deacetylase NodB, giving the protein MRYLDCLSAVRSECAEAAEDRSVYLTFDDGPNPLCTSDVLDVLAEQRMPATFFVIGAYAADQPKLVQRMIAEGHEVANHTMNHADLSRCKPAEVQFEILAASSVIRMACPQALVRHIRAPYGMWTEQVLASSARAGLAALHWSVDPRDWSRPGVDAIVEMVLASLRPGAIVLLHDGCPPDELGRGTHAGLRDQTLKALSRLIPAIRGRGFAIRSLPQSH; this is encoded by the coding sequence GTGAGATATCTCGACTGCTTGTCCGCAGTGCGTAGCGAGTGCGCTGAGGCCGCCGAGGATCGCAGCGTCTATTTGACGTTTGACGACGGTCCTAATCCGCTTTGCACATCGGATGTCCTCGACGTGCTGGCGGAACAGCGGATGCCGGCGACGTTCTTTGTTATCGGCGCTTACGCAGCAGATCAGCCGAAGCTAGTCCAACGAATGATCGCAGAAGGGCACGAGGTCGCAAACCACACGATGAATCATGCGGACCTATCCAGGTGCAAACCGGCCGAAGTGCAATTTGAAATACTAGCGGCGAGCAGCGTCATCAGAATGGCGTGCCCCCAGGCCTTGGTGCGACACATCCGTGCGCCGTATGGCATGTGGACCGAACAAGTGCTCGCTTCGTCAGCGAGGGCTGGACTGGCTGCCCTGCACTGGTCGGTCGACCCGCGAGACTGGTCTCGTCCTGGCGTGGACGCAATTGTCGAGATGGTGCTGGCCTCTCTCCGGCCAGGTGCAATTGTGCTCCTGCACGACGGATGTCCTCCCGACGAGTTGGGACGGGGCACTCACGCTGGTCTGCGCGACCAGACCCTGAAGGCGCTCTCTCGCCTCATTCCAGCAATCCGCGGCCGTGGATTTGCAATCCGCTCGCTTCCTCAATCTCACTGA
- a CDS encoding NodA family N-acyltransferase: MNIVLSSSARGLSMRSQVQWRVCWENELRLADHIELSEFFRETYGPTGEFNANPFEGGRSWAGARPEVRVIGYDTRGVAAHIGALRRFIKVGEVDLLVAELGLYGVRPDLEGLGISHSMRVMYPVLQQLGVPFGFGAVRHVLKEHLTRLLERPGLATVLSGVRVRSTLPDVYPNLSPTRTEDVLVVVLPIGRPISEWPTGTLIDRNGPEL; this comes from the coding sequence ATGAACATAGTCCTTTCCAGTTCAGCGAGAGGTCTCTCAATGCGCTCTCAGGTGCAGTGGAGGGTGTGCTGGGAAAATGAGTTACGACTCGCCGACCACATCGAACTGTCCGAGTTCTTTCGGGAGACCTACGGACCGACCGGCGAGTTTAATGCAAATCCGTTCGAAGGCGGTCGAAGTTGGGCCGGCGCGAGGCCTGAGGTCCGTGTCATTGGCTATGACACGCGCGGCGTAGCTGCTCACATCGGGGCACTGCGGCGCTTCATCAAAGTCGGAGAGGTCGACCTACTGGTGGCCGAATTGGGATTGTACGGTGTACGTCCGGATCTTGAGGGACTCGGAATCAGCCACTCAATGCGCGTGATGTATCCAGTACTCCAGCAGCTTGGCGTGCCATTCGGCTTCGGCGCGGTTCGGCATGTGCTGAAGGAACATCTTACAAGGCTGCTCGAGCGGCCCGGTCTGGCCACCGTACTCTCGGGCGTTCGCGTGCGGTCAACCCTCCCAGATGTGTATCCCAACTTGTCGCCCACGCGCACGGAAGACGTGCTCGTTGTGGTTTTGCCAATTGGACGGCCGATCAGCGAGTGGCCGACTGGTACGTTGATTGATCGGAACGGGCCAGAGCTGTGA
- a CDS encoding LysR family transcriptional regulator encodes MRFKGLDLNLLVALDALMTERNLTAAARSINLSQPAMSAAVARLRAYFRDELFTMRGRELVPTPGAEGLAVPIREALLHIQLSIISRDTFNPARSDRRFRISLSDFMTVVFFRKIVDRVARDAPAVRFEFLPLSDDPDQALRRGEVDFLILPELFMSTVHPKAALFEETLVCVGCRTNKQLSRQLTFERYMSIGHVAATFGPTQRPSIEEWFLLEHGVKRRIEVAVQGFSMIPPILLNTGRVATMPGRLAKHFAKTTPLQIVDLPLPLPAFTEALQWPALHNTDPASIWMRQIILEEASRMASPPEATRRRRHC; translated from the coding sequence ATGCGCTTCAAAGGCCTCGACTTGAATCTCCTCGTCGCGCTCGACGCTCTGATGACCGAGCGTAATCTCACCGCTGCAGCGCGCAGCATCAACCTGAGCCAGCCAGCCATGAGCGCGGCAGTCGCCCGGCTCCGCGCCTATTTTCGTGATGAACTATTTACGATGAGGGGCCGCGAACTTGTCCCAACACCTGGTGCGGAAGGGCTTGCCGTCCCAATTCGGGAGGCTCTGCTGCACATCCAGCTGTCGATTATTTCGCGGGATACGTTCAATCCAGCGCGATCGGATCGCCGCTTCAGGATCAGCCTTTCCGATTTCATGACAGTCGTGTTCTTCCGAAAGATCGTCGACCGTGTCGCGCGGGACGCTCCCGCCGTCCGCTTCGAATTCCTGCCTCTCTCGGACGACCCCGATCAGGCTCTTCGGCGCGGCGAGGTCGATTTTCTTATCTTACCAGAGTTGTTCATGTCGACCGTCCACCCTAAAGCGGCACTGTTCGAGGAGACGCTCGTGTGCGTGGGTTGCCGCACGAACAAGCAGCTATCACGGCAGCTTACATTCGAGAGATACATGTCGATAGGGCACGTCGCGGCCACGTTCGGGCCGACGCAAAGGCCCTCCATCGAGGAATGGTTTTTGCTCGAACACGGTGTCAAGAGACGCATTGAGGTCGCTGTGCAGGGCTTTAGCATGATCCCGCCTATACTATTGAACACCGGCCGTGTAGCAACGATGCCCGGAAGGCTTGCCAAGCATTTCGCAAAGACCACGCCTCTGCAGATAGTCGATCTTCCGCTGCCACTTCCCGCATTCACGGAGGCCCTCCAATGGCCTGCCCTTCACAATACTGATCCGGCAAGCATATGGATGCGGCAGATAATATTGGAGGAGGCGTCCCGCATGGCTTCTCCCCCAGAGGCCACGCGACGTCGCAGGCACTGCTAG
- a CDS encoding LysR family transcriptional regulator — protein MRFEGLDLNLLVALDALMTERNLTAAARSINLSQPAMSAAVARLRAYFRDELFTMRGRELVPTVRAEELAAPIREALLHIRRSIISRDTFNPARSNRRFRIILSDFMTVVFFPRIVNRTAREAPGVSFELLPLADEPDEPLRRGEVDFLILPKLFMSNEHPKATLFEETLVCVGCCSNKQLPRQLTFERYMSMGHVAVRFGLTRKSSIEECFLLEHGLKRRIEVVVQGFSMIPPMLLDTGRIGTMPRRLVEHFEETTHLRIIQLPLSLPAFTEAVQWPAFHNSDPASIWMREILLQEASRMASARETTQMSTRS, from the coding sequence ATGCGTTTTGAAGGCCTTGATCTAAATCTTCTCGTCGCGCTCGATGCTTTGATGACCGAGCGCAACCTTACCGCGGCGGCACGCAGCATCAACTTGAGCCAGCCGGCCATGAGCGCGGCCGTCGCCCGACTGCGCGCCTATTTCCGCGATGAGCTATTTACGATGAGGGGCCGCGAACTTGTCCCAACAGTGCGTGCGGAAGAGCTGGCCGCCCCAATTCGCGAGGCTCTCTTGCACATCCGGCGCTCCATTATTTCGCGGGATACGTTCAACCCAGCGCGTTCGAATCGCCGTTTCAGGATCATCCTTTCCGACTTCATGACAGTCGTGTTTTTTCCGAGAATCGTGAACCGTACCGCCCGGGAAGCTCCCGGCGTCAGTTTCGAACTGCTGCCACTCGCCGATGAGCCGGACGAGCCTCTCCGGCGCGGTGAAGTCGATTTTCTTATCTTACCAAAATTGTTCATGTCGAACGAGCATCCTAAAGCGACACTGTTCGAAGAGACACTTGTGTGTGTAGGCTGCTGTTCCAACAAGCAGCTGCCAAGGCAGCTTACATTCGAGAGATACATGTCGATGGGGCACGTTGCGGTCCGGTTCGGGCTGACGCGAAAGTCCTCGATCGAGGAATGTTTCTTGCTCGAACATGGTCTCAAGAGACGTATCGAGGTCGTTGTGCAGGGCTTTAGCATGATCCCGCCTATGCTATTAGACACCGGCCGCATAGGGACAATGCCACGAAGGCTGGTTGAGCATTTCGAAGAAACGACGCATCTGCGGATCATTCAACTTCCACTATCACTTCCCGCATTCACTGAGGCCGTACAATGGCCTGCCTTTCACAACAGCGATCCGGCAAGCATCTGGATGCGCGAGATATTATTGCAGGAGGCTTCCCGAATGGCTTCTGCGCGTGAGACCACGCAAATGTCCACCCGTTCTTGA
- a CDS encoding MerR family transcriptional regulator, whose amino-acid sequence MTKATPRRRRWRIGELAEATGVTVRTLHHYEHIGLLSAAERTDGGHRMYDRDSVQRVNQILALRELSFSLEEIRGAMEGSSSLTDLLRNHLERIEVQVERTTLLRDRLRNMTTDDEVHVSVDELPATLDAMSRVEKRAQTPRCRCASDPNREERWQRIHKELRDCMIRGEHPCSERVTAVALQARSLITEVAGAESTASTILKVLARLSAPRNLAGWDPGLMQYLDLALAALQ is encoded by the coding sequence ATGACCAAAGCTACACCACGAAGGCGTCGATGGCGCATTGGCGAACTTGCAGAGGCTACCGGCGTAACGGTACGCACTCTGCATCACTACGAGCACATAGGGCTATTAAGTGCGGCGGAGCGCACCGATGGTGGCCACCGAATGTACGACCGCGACAGTGTACAACGAGTGAACCAAATTCTAGCACTGCGTGAGCTTAGCTTCTCACTTGAGGAGATCCGCGGAGCCATGGAAGGCAGCTCTTCGCTTACCGACCTGTTGCGCAACCACTTGGAGCGCATCGAAGTTCAAGTCGAACGTACGACCCTGTTGCGAGATCGTTTACGTAACATGACCACGGATGACGAAGTACATGTCAGTGTGGATGAGCTACCTGCGACGTTAGATGCAATGTCGCGGGTTGAGAAACGCGCTCAAACGCCCCGATGCAGATGCGCCTCAGACCCAAATCGAGAGGAGCGGTGGCAACGGATCCACAAGGAGTTGCGCGATTGTATGATTAGAGGCGAGCATCCTTGCAGCGAACGGGTCACTGCTGTGGCCCTTCAAGCGCGCTCGCTAATCACCGAAGTCGCAGGAGCGGAATCAACAGCTTCAACGATACTGAAAGTTCTTGCGCGATTGAGCGCACCTCGCAATTTGGCTGGCTGGGATCCCGGACTAATGCAGTATCTCGATCTTGCACTTGCCGCCTTACAGTGA